The stretch of DNA CCTTGCCGCATTAATGGCATCGCGCGTCAGCCGAAAGGCTTCAAACCGCCCGCGTTTGCCGATCCATCCTGGCTCGGTGAGTGCAATCGCCGCCGTCACATTCTCCATTTCCGGCGGGAGCGTATGCGGCCATGACACGCCGCCCTGCGGAGTTACTTCGACCAGCTTGCCGGTCGCCTGCTTCCACCGCCGGCGGCACACGTCGCCGATCAGCCGCGCAGCGCTGCCTGAGACCATCGACTGCATATCATGCACAGGATCGTATGGCACACCGTCCGGAGCCTTTCGAAGCGGATTGTCGGCCCGATGATCAGGCTCATCCCAGCGCCGGGCGGTCAAATCTACACCGCCGAGGAAACCGATGCTGTCATCGATGGAAACCAGTTTCTGATGGTGGCAGCCACGCAGAGGATGGCGCAGATCGAAACGCAGGCTGATCTGCGGATGTGTGGAGAAGCCGTTTTCCTTGAAAAGCTTCAAGGATTTGCCGGAATAGACCGGTCCCATGCCCCAGATCAATATCCGGATCTGCAGCCATGGATTTTCATCGGCAAGCGCCAGCAGAAGTTCGCCGAGCGTTTCCGAGCTTTGATGTGGCCTCAGCCGGATATCGGGATTGAAATCCCAGCCGATGATCCAGATCGAATGTCTTGCCTGTCGCAGAACCTCATCAAGCGCCGCGAAATAGGCAGCGCCGTCAACCAGAAAAGCCGCCTTGTCCGCTTTGCCAGTTCGCCAGACGTTTCGTCCGTTGCGGATAATGCCGCCCGGAATGACCGGAAGAGCGGTGCGGCGGCGCGCGACCGTCGTGATATAATCAATTGCTTTGGCTGTCTTACGTTTATCGGATACGGCTCGCAAATCGGTCATTCGCTATCCAGCGCCCTTGAATTTTATGCGCTGGAAACGCCCGAAATACGCGGCTTGTTCCCGGATGGAGCAAAAGCACCGGTTGTTTATCGTGATGCCGCCGCAATCTGCTCGACCGATGGAAGCCGTTAAATCCGCATTGCCGCCTGCAGGCATTTGACGCGTTACTAAGGCACCAGGGAGGGACCATCATGCGCCAATACTCAGCCTGCATCGAATGGCTGTTCGCCGAACCCGGTGACCGTTTCGAAGACCGCATCTACCGCGCCAGGAAGGCCGGTTTGCCGGCAATCGAGTTCTGGCGTTGGACGGACAAGGATCTCGGCGCGATTTGCGCTGCCCTCAAGCAGACCGGCCTCGCCGTATCCAGCATCGTGACAGAGCCGATGATTCCGTTGACAGATGCCACCAACAAGCAAACGTGGCTGGAAGGACTGGCCGCGTCGGTAAAGGTCGCCCAGAGGCTCGCCGCTCCTATCCTCATTGCACAGGCAGGTGACGATCTCCCCGGCCGCTCGCGCCAGGAGCAGCGCCTTGCGCTGACGGCTGCGCTGCGCGCCGGCGCCGATGTCCTGAGGGGCACGGGTGTGCGCCTCGGCGTCGAGCCACTGAACACCCGCATCGACCATATCGGTTATTTTCTGGAATCCACCCGCGAAGGCCTCGACATCGCTGACGAGATCGATCGCCCCGAAATCGGGATCGTCTACGATATCTACCATTCGGCGGTGATGGATGAGCGAACCGAGGATGTGGTCGGCGACCGGATTTCGCGCGTGTTTCATGTACACGTCGCAGACCACCCGGGTCGCAACGAACCCGGCTCCGGCAGCATCGATCTGGCGCACCGCCTCAACTGGCTGTTTGAGAGAGGATACGCAGGACGCGTGGGACTGGAGTATCGGCGCTTACGCAAGGCGTTATGGCGGCCAGAAATGCGATTGGCGTGCTTTGGTAGAGATCCGCTGGCAAGCTGCGATGACGCAGCGCATATCGTAAGCATACGGGTCGCGGCGGCCATTGCAGGGCGGGCCGGAAGCCTCGTTTCTTCCGACCCGCCCCGATGACGATCAGTTCGACTGCCAGCTCTTGACCAGTTCGTCGTAATTGACCGTTACCGGCTTCTCTTTCTCGTTCTCGACCTTCAATTGCGGAGCGAGGTTGCCCTTTGCGACGGCATCCTTGTTCCAGTATTCGAGATCCTGCTCTTCGGCGAGCTTCGGGCCGACATCGCCCTGGACGCCGGCGCGTTCAAGGCGCTGCAGTACCTTTTCCTGCTCGGCGCAAAGCGAATCCATGGCTTCCTGGGGGGTCTTCGCGCCCGACGAAGCATCGCCGATCGCCTGCCACCAGAGTTGTGCGAGCTTCGGATAGTCCGGCACGTTGGTGCCCGTCGGCGACCACTGCACGCGGGCGGGCGAGCGATAGAACTCGACCAGACCGCCGAGCTTCGGAGCGCGTTCGGTGAAGCTCTTGTCACGAATGGTGGACTCGCGAATGAACGTCAGCCCGACGTGGCTCTTCTTCACGTCGACCGTCTTCGACGTGACGAACTGAGCATAGAGCCAGGCGGCCTTGGCACGATCGTCCGGGGTCGACTTCATCAGCGTCCAGGAGCCGGCATCCTGGTACCCGAGCTTCATGCCGTCCTTCCAGTAGACGCCGTGCGGCGACGGGGCGAAGCGCCACTTCGGCGTGCCGTCCTCGTTCACGACCGGCAGGCCCTGCTTCACGAAGTCCGCGGTGAAGGCCGTGTACGTAAACATCTGCTGGGCGATCTCACCCTGCGACGGAACCGGGCCAGATTCGGAGAAGGTCATGCCCTGGGCTGCCGCCGGAGCGTAGGCCTTCATCCAATCCAGATACTTCTGGATCGAATAGACGGCTGCAGGACCGTTGGTGTCGCCGCCGCGTGCGACGCAAGAGCCGACTGGACGCGAGTTCTCGTCTACCTTGATGCCCCATTCGTCAACCGGCTTGCCATTCGGAATGCCTTTGTCGCCGTTGCCGGCCATGGAGAGCCAGGCGTCGGTGAAGCGCCAGCCGAGCGACGGATCCTTCTTGCCGTAGTCCATGTGGCCATAGACCTTCTTACCACCGACCTCACGTCCGGTGAAGAATTCAGCGATGTCCTCATAGGCCGACCAGTTGACCGGCACGCCGAGGTCGTAGCCGTACTTCGCCTTGAAGTCTGCCTTGTTCTTCTCGTCGTTGAACCAGTCGTAGCGGAACCAGTAGAGGTTCGCGAACTGCTGGTCGGGCAGCTGATAGAGCTTGCCGTCCGGCGCCGTCGTGAAGGACTTGCCGATGAAGTCGTCGATGTCGAGGTTGGGATTGGTGACGTCCTTCCCCTCGTTCGCCATGAAGTCGGTCAGACTGCGTGCCTGCTGATAGCGCCAGTGCGTACCGATGAGGTCCGAGTCGTTGATGTAGGCGTCGTAGATGTTTTCGCCTGACTGCATCTGCGTCTGCAGTTTTTCAACGACGTCGCCTTCGCCGATCAGATCGTGGGCGATCTTGATGCCGGTGATGGCGGTAAAGGCTGGTGCCAGCACCTTCGATTCATATTCGTGCGTTGTGATCGTTTCGGAGACAACCTTGATGTCCATGCCGGCGAAAGGCTTTGCCGCATCGACGAACCACTGCATTTCCTTTTCCTGGTCCGCACGGGAAATCGTCGAGAGATCGCCGACTTCCTTGTCCAGAAAGGCTTTCGCCTCATCCATGCCGGCATAGGCGGAGCCCGCCATGGCCAGCAAGATGCCTGCTGTTGTCGCTAGTAAATGCCGTCGCATAATATCCTCCCAGGGTTTGCGATTGCAGTCTTCACGTCTCAGGCGGCCAGTCCCCCGGCCATCTGTATTACCCTGCCGTCACACGTAGCGGAACACGCCGATGGCGTAGACTACGGCGAGGGCAAGAGCCCACCACAGGTTGGGCCCGACAAGGCCCAGCCATGCGAGATGAATGAATGCTGCACCGAGCAGCGAAATGAAAAGCCGGTCACCGCGCGTCGTTTCGAAACGCAGCACGCCGACCCGCGGCGAGCCCCCCGGCGCGAAATATTCCCACACGCTCATGCCGATCAGCAGCACGAGGATCGTCAGGAAGAACAGTGCCGTGGGCAGCGTCCACGCCATCCAGGAAAAGTTCATATCAATCTCCCTCAAACGCGTCCAAGAGCAAAGCCCTTGGCGATATAGTTCCTGACGAAATAAATGACGAGCGCGCCCGGCACGATCGTCAGCACGCCGGCAGCAGCCAGCACGCCCCAATCCATGCCGGCCGCCGACACGGTGCGCGTCATGATCGCCGAGATCGGCTTTGCAGCCGTGGTCGTCAGCGTGCGGGCAAGAAGCAGTTCGACCCACGAAAACATGAAGCAGAAGAAGGCTGCGACGCCGATCCCGCTTGCGATCAGCGGCATGAAGATCTTCACGAAGAAGCGCGGGAACGAATAGCCGTCGATATACGCAGTCTCGTCGATTTCCTTCGGCACACCCGACATGAAGCCTTCCAGGATCCACACCGCCAGCGGCACGTTGAAAAGGCAATGCGCCAGAGCAACGGCAACATGCGTGTCGATGAGGCCGAACGCCGAATAGAGCTGGAAGAAAGGAAGCGCGAAGACGGCCGGCGGTGCCATCCTGTTCGTCAGCAGCCAGAAAAACAGGTGTTTGTCGCCGAGAAACCGGTAGCGCGAGAAGGCGTAGGCCGCCGGGAGCGCTGCAAGCACCGAGATCACCGTGTTCATCACGACGTAGATGATGGAATTGATATAGCCATTGTACCAGGAGGGATCGGTGAAGATCACCCTGTAGTTCCTGAGTGTCGGGTTCTGCGGCCAGAGCGAGAAGGCGCCGGTGATCTCGGCATTCTCCTTGAAGCTCATATTGATCAGCCAATAGATCGGCAGCAGCAGAAAGACGATATAGATCGTCGAGACGACCCAGGAGAAGTTGCCGGCGGGTTTGTATTTCATCGTGGTTTCCATGACCCTCTCCTCATGAATTCGCGTCGCTGCTGGTCATGACCGTGTAGAATATCCACGAGAGCAGCAGGATGATCAGGAAGTAGACGATCGACATGGCGGCTGCAGGTCCGAGGTCGAACTGGCCGACCGCCATCTTCACGAGATCGATGGAAAGGAATGTCGTGGAATTGCCCGGTCCGCCGCCGGTGACAACGAAGGGTTCGGTATAGATCATGAAGCTGTCCATGAAGCGCAGGAGGACCGCAATCAGCAGCACGCGCTTCATCTTCGGCAACTGGATATAGCGGAAGACGGACCAGCGCGAAGCGCCGTCTATCTTCGCAGCTTGATAGTACGCCTCCGGGATCGAAACGAGACCGGCATAGCAGAGCAGCACGACAAGGCTCGTCCAATGCCAAACATCCATGATGATGATCGTGATCCACGCATCGATAGGGTCGCGGACATAGTTGTAGTCGAGCCCCATCGCTTCCAGGCTGTGGCCGAGCAAGCCGATATCGACACGGCCGAAGACCTGCCAGATCGTGCCGACCACATTCCACGGGATGAGGAGGGGAAGCGACATCAGCACGAGGCAGACGGGAACGCCAATGCCTTTTTTGGGCATGTTGAGCGCGATGAAGATGCCAAGCGGGATTTCAAGCGCCAGGATGATGAAGGAGAACAGCAGGTTTCGCTGCAGGGCTTCCCAGAAGCGGTCGGAATGCAGGATGTCGTCGAACCAGTCGGTGCCGGCCCAAAAGAACTCGTTGTTGCCGAAGGTGTCCTGAACGGAATAGTTCACGACCGTCATCAGCGGAATGGCCGCCGAAAACGCGACGAGCAGCAATACCGGCAGGACGAGAAACCAGGCCTTGTTGTTCCAGGTCTTTTCCATGATCAGCCCTCCCTGCCGACCCGCCACGAACCGGCGTAGATGCTGATCGCATCCGGATCGAAGCTGACGCGCGCATCCGCTGGAATTTCCACATCTTCCCGCACGACGATGGCGATCGGCTGATCCGCAAACCGCGCGCGAACGATCTTTTGCCTGCCGATATCCTCGACCTTCGAAATCGAGACGGGCATGCCTTCACGGCCGAGGCGGATGAATTCGGGACGGATGCCAAGTTCGATCTTGGCCGCACCATTCGTTTTCGGCGCGTAGCCGAGATTGATCGTCTCACTGCCAATCTTGACGGTATTGCCGGCAACTTCCGCCGGCATGACATTCATCCCCGGCGAGCCAATGAAATAACCCACAAACGTGTGGCTCGGGCGTTCGAATAGTTCCGCCGGCGTGCCGATCTGCACGATTTCTCCCTCATACATGACGACGACCTTCTCGGCGAAGGTCAGCGCCTCCGTCTGGTCGTGGGTTACATAGACCATCGTGAAACCGAACTGCTTGTGCAGCCGCTTCAGCTGCGACCGCAGCACCCATTTCATGTGCGGATCGATAACGGTCAGCGGTTCATCGAAGAGAATGGCGTTGACGTCGTTTCGCACCAGACCGCGGCCAAGCGAAATTTTCTGTTTCTGATCGGCCGTAAGCCGTTGCGCCTTGCGCTTGGCCCAGTCCGCAAGATCGATCATCTCGAGAATTTCGCGAACGCGCCGATCGACGTCGACCTCCGAAACACCCCGGTTGCGAAGCGGAAAAGCGAGATTGTCGTAGACCGTCATCGTGTCGTAGATAACGGGGAACTGGAAAACCTGCGCGATGTTGCGGGCTTGCGTCGATAGCATCGTTACGTCCTGGCCGCCGAACAGGATGCGCCCGTGCGAAGGCTGCAGCAGACCGGAGATGATGTTGAGAAGCGTTGTCTTTCCGCATCCTGACGGACCAAGAAGCGCATATGCGCCGCCGTCGGTCCACTCATGATCGACTTCCTTCAGGGCATAGTCCTTGTCCGTCTGCGGATTGGGTCCGTAGGCGTGGCGGATATGGTCGAGCGTGATCCGTGCCATTCTGTCCCCCTATGCCGCTAGCCGCGTGGCGGCGATGGCGCGGCCGTTCTCGCCGAACGCCATCAGATGACGCGTGTCCAGGAACACGTCGACATCCGTATCCGGCTCGATATCATGAATGCCGTGCGCTAGCATAACCCAGCGCACCCCTTCGTAATCCAGATGCACGAAGCTCTCGGAGCCGGTGATTTCGGAAATCTGCGTTCTGGCGCGAAGCTTGGGCGCATCAGCGGTCTGTGGTTCCAGCGCAAGATGATGCGGATGAAACGCGATCGTGACCGGACCGTCCGCGATTGCCGCAAGATGTGCCGGCACCGGAATACCGATTAGGCCATTATGCTGAAAGCTCGCGCCTGCTTTCGAAACCGAAATGAAATTCAGCGGTGGGTCGGCAAAGGTCTTGGCCGTCACCAGATCGGTGGGCCGGCGATAGACGGAAATCGTCGGACCGAATTGCGTCACGCTTCCCTGATCGAGGGTCGCGGTATTGCCGCCGAGCAGCAAGGCTTCCGAAGGTTCCGTCGTCGCATAGACGAAAATCGCGCCCGACTGGGAAAATATCCGCGGCAGTTCCTGGCGCAGTTCCTCGCGCAGCTTGTAGTCGAGATTGGCAAGCGGTTCGTCGAGCAGCACGAGACCTGCATTCTTGACAAGGGCGCGCGCAAGCGCGGTCCGCTGCTGCTGCCCGCCCGACAGGTTGAGCGGAGTACGCTCGAGATAAGGTGTCAGCTTCAGGAGTTCTGCCGCCTTGCGCACTTCCACATCGATCGTCTTTGCGTCCCGGCCGGCGATCCTGAGCGGTGAGGCGATATTCTCATAGACGGTAAATGCGGGGTAATTGATGAATTGCTGGTAGACCATCGCGACATTGCGCTTCTGCACCGGCACGCCGGTCACATCGGCGCCATCGAAATGGATGGAGCCGCTGGTTGGACGGTCAAGACCAGCCATGAGGCGCATCAGCGACGTCTTGCCGGAGAGCGTCGGTCCCAGCAGGACGTTCAGCGTACCCCGTTCGAGTGTCAGATCGGTCGGGTGAATATGGTATTCACCACCCACCATCTTAGCGGCATTCCGCAATTCAAGCATTCCGGTTCCCGTGCCTCCTCACGACGGGGACGACATGGCGCTTCATCCCGCAAGTTGCGCAGGGATCGCGGCCATGTACTCCTCCAATTTCTGTACTTCATCCAATTGCAGATATAGCCCGTTCTTGGTCCTTCGCCACAGGATGTCTTGAGCGGTGACGGCCCATTCGTTGCGGACGAGATAGCGGACCTCGGCCTCGTAGAGATCGGAACCGAAGCAGTGGCCGAGATCGGCGATAGATTTAGCCTCTGCGAGCAGGCTTGCGGCGCGCGTGCCGTAGCGGCGCACCAGCCGGCGGGCATGGGCCTCGGCAAGGAACGGATAGTCCGCTTTCAGCTTGCTCACCTCGGCCGCATAGCCCTTGACCGGGAAATCGCCGCCCGGCAGATGGCTCCTCGCCGTCCACGGGCCGCCCTTCTTGCCGATTGCCTCGCCGATCTTTTCCAGCGCATGCTCCGACAGCCGCCGGTAGGTGGTCAGCTTGCCGCCGAAGACATTGAGCAGCGGCGCCTCGCCACCTTTGCCTTCGAGCTGCAGCACATAGTCGCGCGTCGCCTCCTGTGCCTTCGAGGCGCCGTCGTCATAGAGCGGCCGCACCGCCGAATAGCTCCAGACGATGTCGTCCGGGGTCACCGGGGCGTTGAAATATTCGCTGGCTGCGGCGCAGAGATAGCCGGTCTCCTCCGCAGAGATGCGCACGTCCTTGGGATCGCCGCTATAGTCGCGGTCGGTGGTGCCGATCAGCGTGAAGTCGTCCTCGTAGGGGATGGCGAAGATGATGCGGTTGTCGGGGTTCTGGAAGAAATAGGCGCGCGGCCCCTCGAACTTCTTCTTGACGACGATGTGGCTGCCCTGCACCAAGCGCACATGGCGGGCCTCGGTCTCGCCAAGGGCTGCACGCAGCACCTGGTCGACCCAGGGACCGGCGGCATTGACCAGCATGCGGGCCTGATGCCGGCGCCTTTCGCCGGTCAGCATATCGCAGCTGTCGATTTCCCACAGGCCGTTGTCGCGCCGCGCCGCCACCACCTTGGTGCGGGGCATGATCAGCGCACCGCGGTCGGCGGCATCGCGGGCGTTGAGCACCACCAGCCGGGCATCGTCGACCCAGCCGTCGGAATATTCGAAGGCCTTGGCAAACACCGGCTTCAGCGGCCGGCCCGCCGGATCGCGGCGCAGGTTCAGCACGGCGGTCGGCGGCAAAAGCCTGCGGCCGCCAAGATGGTCGTAGAAAAACAGCCCCAGCCTGATCAGCCAGGCCGGCCGGATGCCGCCCTTGTGATAGGGCAGCACGAAGCGCAGCGGCCAGATGATGTGCGGCGCCATCGCCCACAGCACCTCGCGCTCCATCAGCGATTCGCGCACCAGCCGGAACTCGTAATGCTCCAGATAGCGCAAGCCCCCATGGATCAGCTTCGTCGCCCCAGACGACGTGCCAGAGGCAAAGTCGCCCATCTCCGCCAGCGCCACCGAATAGCCGCGTCCAGCAGCATCCCGGCAAATGCCGCAGCCGTTGATCCCGCCGCCAATCACGAAAAGGTCGTGATGTGTTTGGCCCACTTTACCCCTCCCCGTGCGCCGTCGTCGATTTGCGCAACAGCACAAATCGAAAGTTTCTGAAGTAAAAACGAAAACCATTCGCGTGTCAAACGAATGTTTCTCGCATCAAGGCAGGATAAGAAAAAGCCGCTACCCGATCGGGTAGCGGCGCATTATGAAGCGGATGAGAGTGTAGGAAACCCGGCATGAACCGGGCTGTTTTCCTAGCCCTCCAGCCACTTTACCTGTTCGGTAGTAAGCTCGATGTCGAGGGCCGAAAGACTATCTTCCAGTTCGGCGATCGTGCGCGGGCCGATCAGCGGAATGACTGGGAACGGCTGGGCGATCACATAGGCGAGCGCGATATGGATCGGGTTTCGGCCGAGCTTATTTGCCAGTTCATTCGCGCGGTCGCGGCGTCCGAAATTGCGATCGGAATACCAGCAGCGGACGATTTCCTCATCGCCGTGCTTGTCGCGTCCTGCCCGGTCGGTGAAGAAGCCGCGGCCCTGGCTGGACCATGCGAAGTTCGGAATCTGCTGTTCGTTCAGCCACTTCTTCCATTCGTCGTCCGAGGCCGCGACGCATCCAGCCCAGATCGGATCGAGCATTTCGGCCAGCGAAAAGTTATTGGAAAGCGCCGCAGGCGCTTTCTTGCCGGTCTTTGCCGCATAGGCCATTGCCTCGTCCATCCGCTCACGGGTCCAGTTCGAGCCGCCGAAAATCCCGCGGATGCGGCCGCGATTGACTTCGGCATCCATGGCATCGACGAACTCTCCCACCGGAATACCGGTATTGTCCCGATGCATGAAGTAGATGTCGACATAGTCCGTCTTCAACCGCTCGAGCGACTGATCGAGTTGCTTGGCGATCATGTCCGGGTAGCAGAGCGGCGAATGCGCCCCCTTGCCGATCAGCACGATCTCGTCGCGCGAAACATTGCGGCTCGTGTGCCAATCGCCGAAGATACTCTCCGTCTTGCCGCTTCCGTAAACATAGGCCGTGTCGAAGACGTTGCCGCCCGCCTCGTAGAAGGCATCGAGCGTCAGCGAGGCGGCCGCAAAGTTCGGAAAGAACTCGAATCCAAGCGTTACGACGGAGGCCGGTTTAGAGATGCCTGGTATCTGGCGCTGCGGAATGCTGCTGCCAGGCCGGACTGTTCCGCCCGCAATATTCGTGGTTCGTTTTGACGCCTTCTCGACACCATATTCGAGGCCGACAGAGGCCCGCCATTTGTCGAGAACGCGAAGATTGCCGGTGGAATCGGCCCAACTCATGCCCGGCGAAGCGAATTCCTTCTCGCCGGCGCGGATTGCATCTCCAGCCGCATCGACTTCGAAGGAATAGAGCCAGCGGTCTTCCTTGACCTCGATCGTTTCCTGCTCGGCTCCCTTGAAAATCTCGATCGTGCCAACGCCGCCCTTGTGACCTGAGGCGAACCAGAAATCCTTGACCTCGATGCGGCCTTCGGAGCCGATGACGCGAAGCGTATTGTCCTGCTGGGCCATGATGGAGCAGGAGACTTCGGCAATGATGCCGTTTTGGAATTTCAAGACGGCGGAGGCCCATTCGTCTACGCCGGACTGTCCGAGGTGCGCCACGCCAAAAACCTTCTCCGGCTCGAGGAACGGCTTGCCTTCAACCGCGCCGGCCATCAGCCGCGCCATCGAGACGGGGTAGCCACCGACATCCAGAATGCCGCCGCCTGCCGTATCGTTGGCGAACAATCGATGCTCGGGCTTGAAGCCGCCCATGTTGAAACCGAAGCTTGAGCGGATGATGCGCACCGTGCCGATCACGCCGCTTTTCACCAGTTCGACGATCTTCGCCGTCTGGGGATGCAGGCGGTACATGAAGCCCTCGCCAGCAAAGACACCGGCCTTGCGCGCTTCATGGTAGATCGCATCCGCATCGAAGGCCGAAAGCGCAATCGGCTTTTCCACCAGCACATGCTTGCTAGCGCGAATCGCCTTGATCGCCCACTCGGCATGGCCGGTATGCGGGGTGGCTATATAGACGGCGTCGATCTCCGGATCGGTCAGCAGCGCGTCATAGCCTTTAACGATGCGGGCGCCGGGAAAGCCATCGCCAAGGCCGGGCTTTTCCGGATTGCGGCTCGCGATCGCCACCAGTTTACCCGTACGCGAATGGGCAATGCCGTCTGCAAAGGTGCGGGCGATGGTGCCGGGGCCGATGATGCCCCAGCGGATCGGTTGCTCTGAACTCATGACTATTCCTCTTTCGTATCTTCGTCTTGGGAGCGGATTTCGTCAGCGCAAGCGATTGCCTGCGCTGTCGAACAGGAAGGTGCGTTTTGCCGATAGCGCGACGGTGAGCGTGTCGCGATCAGCTGCAGAACGGGATTCCGGACGTTCGATGATGAGTGGCTGGCCGCCCGCAGCGGTCGCATAGATGTAGCTGGTATTGCCGAGGTGTTCGGCAACATCGACCGCGACAGTGAGGTCGGCGTCGCCACTGCCCTGGTCGGCAAAATGCTCGGGCCGCACGCCGAGCGTTACTTGTGCCCCTTTTTCGGTTGCCGCCAAAACCGGCAGCGTCAGGCGGACGTTCCTGTCGCCCGCCAAGGCGACTGTCACGTTCGATGCATCGCGTTCAACAACCTCTGCCGCCAGAAAATTCATCTTCGGCGAACCGACGAAACCGGCGACGAACTGGTTAGCCGGATCGTCGTAGAGATCGAGCGGCGCGCCGATCTGCTCGATGTTGCCGGCACGCAGCACGACGATTTTGTCGGCAAGCGTCATTGCCTCCGTCTGATCGTGCGTGACATAGATCATCGTCGCGCCGAGCTGCTTGTGCAGCCTGGAGATTTCCACCCGCATCTGCACGCGCAGTTCTGCATCGAGGTTCGAGAGCGGTTCGTCGAAGAGGAAGACCTCGGGCTCGCGAACGATGGCGCGGCCAATCGCAACACGCTGGCGCTGGCCACCGGAGAGTTGCTTGGGGCGGCGTTCCATCAATTCCTTGATCTGCAGGATCTCGGCGGCGTGGCGCACCCGTTTCTCGGTATCCTCTTTCGGGTTGCCGTTCATGCGCAGGCCGAAAGAGAGGTTGTCTGCTACCGTCATATGCGGGTAGAGCGCGTAGGACTGGAAAACCATCGCGATGCCGCGGTCGGCGGGCTCGACATTGTTGACGACCCTGCCGCCGATCGTGATCTCGCCCTCCGAGATATCTTCGAGGCCGGCGATCATCCTAAGCAGGGTGGATTTTCCACAGCCCGAAGGGCCGACGAAGACGACGAACTCGCCATCCTTCACGTCGAGATTGGCGCCATGGATCACGCCGAAGGCGCCAAAGCGTTTTACAACATTCCTGAGTGAAAGCTCCGCCATGCGGCCTCCCCTATTATTTGATTGCGCCGGCCGCGATGCCGGCGATGAAGTGGCGCTGCAACAGCACGAAGACGACGAGGATCGGTGCGGTCAGCAACATCGCACCCGCCATGATGCCGCCCCAAGAGACCTTGGTGAGGCCGATCAGCGTTCCAAGAGCCACCGGCGCCGTCATCATTCCGGGCCTGGAATTGATGAGCAGCGGCCAGAGATAGTTGTTCCAGGATGCCAGGAAGAGAATGATCGAGAGCGCCGCCATTGTCGGACGGGCAAGCGGCAAGGCGATGCGCAGGAAGATCTGCCACTCCTTGACGCCTTCGACGCGGGCGGCATCGAAGAGCTCGTTCGGCATCATCGAGAAGGACTGGCGCATGAAGAGCACGCCCAGCGAATTGAAGAGCGGCGGGACGATCAGCGCCACCCAGGTATTCGCCAGCTTGAATTCACGCGCCACCATGATGAATTGCGGGATCACGACGACGGCGAAAGGCAGGGTGATCGTGCCGAGAATGATGGCTGTGACGACGGAGCGGCCGGCGAATCGATAGCGGGCAAGCGCCCAGCCGGCCATCGATGTCAGGAGCACCGACAAGAAGGTGTAGATGACCGCGACGGTGATCGAGATGAACATCGCCCGAAGAAAATTTGTATCGGCCTCCAGGTTCCTGAAATTCTCAACGAAATTCGTCGACGGCCAGAGCACGATGTCCGGGCTGAAAATGCC from Rhizobium sp. 007 encodes:
- a CDS encoding ABC transporter ATP-binding protein, with amino-acid sequence MLELRNAAKMVGGEYHIHPTDLTLERGTLNVLLGPTLSGKTSLMRLMAGLDRPTSGSIHFDGADVTGVPVQKRNVAMVYQQFINYPAFTVYENIASPLRIAGRDAKTIDVEVRKAAELLKLTPYLERTPLNLSGGQQQRTALARALVKNAGLVLLDEPLANLDYKLREELRQELPRIFSQSGAIFVYATTEPSEALLLGGNTATLDQGSVTQFGPTISVYRRPTDLVTAKTFADPPLNFISVSKAGASFQHNGLIGIPVPAHLAAIADGPVTIAFHPHHLALEPQTADAPKLRARTQISEITGSESFVHLDYEGVRWVMLAHGIHDIEPDTDVDVFLDTRHLMAFGENGRAIAATRLAA
- the glpD gene encoding glycerol-3-phosphate dehydrogenase — encoded protein: MGQTHHDLFVIGGGINGCGICRDAAGRGYSVALAEMGDFASGTSSGATKLIHGGLRYLEHYEFRLVRESLMEREVLWAMAPHIIWPLRFVLPYHKGGIRPAWLIRLGLFFYDHLGGRRLLPPTAVLNLRRDPAGRPLKPVFAKAFEYSDGWVDDARLVVLNARDAADRGALIMPRTKVVAARRDNGLWEIDSCDMLTGERRRHQARMLVNAAGPWVDQVLRAALGETEARHVRLVQGSHIVVKKKFEGPRAYFFQNPDNRIIFAIPYEDDFTLIGTTDRDYSGDPKDVRISAEETGYLCAAASEYFNAPVTPDDIVWSYSAVRPLYDDGASKAQEATRDYVLQLEGKGGEAPLLNVFGGKLTTYRRLSEHALEKIGEAIGKKGGPWTARSHLPGGDFPVKGYAAEVSKLKADYPFLAEAHARRLVRRYGTRAASLLAEAKSIADLGHCFGSDLYEAEVRYLVRNEWAVTAQDILWRRTKNGLYLQLDEVQKLEEYMAAIPAQLAG
- a CDS encoding aldo/keto reductase, whose translation is MSSEQPIRWGIIGPGTIARTFADGIAHSRTGKLVAIASRNPEKPGLGDGFPGARIVKGYDALLTDPEIDAVYIATPHTGHAEWAIKAIRASKHVLVEKPIALSAFDADAIYHEARKAGVFAGEGFMYRLHPQTAKIVELVKSGVIGTVRIIRSSFGFNMGGFKPEHRLFANDTAGGGILDVGGYPVSMARLMAGAVEGKPFLEPEKVFGVAHLGQSGVDEWASAVLKFQNGIIAEVSCSIMAQQDNTLRVIGSEGRIEVKDFWFASGHKGGVGTIEIFKGAEQETIEVKEDRWLYSFEVDAAGDAIRAGEKEFASPGMSWADSTGNLRVLDKWRASVGLEYGVEKASKRTTNIAGGTVRPGSSIPQRQIPGISKPASVVTLGFEFFPNFAAASLTLDAFYEAGGNVFDTAYVYGSGKTESIFGDWHTSRNVSRDEIVLIGKGAHSPLCYPDMIAKQLDQSLERLKTDYVDIYFMHRDNTGIPVGEFVDAMDAEVNRGRIRGIFGGSNWTRERMDEAMAYAAKTGKKAPAALSNNFSLAEMLDPIWAGCVAASDDEWKKWLNEQQIPNFAWSSQGRGFFTDRAGRDKHGDEEIVRCWYSDRNFGRRDRANELANKLGRNPIHIALAYVIAQPFPVIPLIGPRTIAELEDSLSALDIELTTEQVKWLEG
- the ugpC gene encoding sn-glycerol-3-phosphate ABC transporter ATP-binding protein UgpC, producing MAELSLRNVVKRFGAFGVIHGANLDVKDGEFVVFVGPSGCGKSTLLRMIAGLEDISEGEITIGGRVVNNVEPADRGIAMVFQSYALYPHMTVADNLSFGLRMNGNPKEDTEKRVRHAAEILQIKELMERRPKQLSGGQRQRVAIGRAIVREPEVFLFDEPLSNLDAELRVQMRVEISRLHKQLGATMIYVTHDQTEAMTLADKIVVLRAGNIEQIGAPLDLYDDPANQFVAGFVGSPKMNFLAAEVVERDASNVTVALAGDRNVRLTLPVLAATEKGAQVTLGVRPEHFADQGSGDADLTVAVDVAEHLGNTSYIYATAAGGQPLIIERPESRSAADRDTLTVALSAKRTFLFDSAGNRLR
- a CDS encoding carbohydrate ABC transporter permease produces the protein MKSRSKSQSLLMRKIALHIVLTPLAIIWLFPLWMMFVFSTMPDNGIFSPDIVLWPSTNFVENFRNLEADTNFLRAMFISITVAVIYTFLSVLLTSMAGWALARYRFAGRSVVTAIILGTITLPFAVVVIPQFIMVAREFKLANTWVALIVPPLFNSLGVLFMRQSFSMMPNELFDAARVEGVKEWQIFLRIALPLARPTMAALSIILFLASWNNYLWPLLINSRPGMMTAPVALGTLIGLTKVSWGGIMAGAMLLTAPILVVFVLLQRHFIAGIAAGAIK